From the Malus domestica chromosome 17, GDT2T_hap1 genome, one window contains:
- the LOC103432067 gene encoding uncharacterized protein isoform X2 translates to MAAEINPVENPVDYKPWFDAVKRNDWCAAKEFLTLHPSAITATDSWGDTALHNATYEGREQIVEELVQLMTEEQFETKNTFGETALTIAAAKNIKIVECLVAKNKKLLGIARDSSQMTPILIAAKNHRWDIVRYLYSVTPLEDLKPDKGTCGSELVICCLRAKQFDIRAFYQPRSPF, encoded by the exons ATGGCAGCAGAGATCAACCCAGTAGAAAACCCAG TTGATTATAAACCTTGGTTCGATGCTGTGAAGCGGAATGATTGGTGTGCAGCGAAGGAGTTTCTCACCCTACACCCCAGTGCAATAACAGCAACGGATTCATGGGGGGATACAGCTCTTCACAATGCAACATACGAAGGGCGCGAGCAAATTGTGGAAGAGCTGGTGCAGTTGATGACGGAAGAGCAATTCGAGACCAAAAATACTTTTGGTGAGACGGCTCTTACCATTGCTGCTGCAAAAAACATCAAGATCGTTGAATGCTTGGTTGCGAAGAACAAGAAACTACTCGGTATTGCCCGAGATTCCAGCCAAATGACTCCGATTCTCATTGCTGCTAAGAATCACCGATGGGATATAGTTCGGTACCTCTACTCTGTAACTCCACTCGAAGATCTAAAGCCAGATAAAGGCACTTGCGGCTCTGAACTTGTTATCTGTTGTCTTCGGGCCAAACAATTTGATATACGTGCCTTTTATCAACCGAGATCCccattttaa